The following are encoded in a window of Nibricoccus aquaticus genomic DNA:
- a CDS encoding ABC transporter permease, protein MSADSPSSFDLRRWLIKAGPFLGLVAVYTLFASLAFEHFVSWSNTSIMLQQTAVIGVGAIGMTMIIISGGVDLSFGSLIALSSVVIALLLQEGWPPLAAAMAGVGVGALAGLVTSTLITRLKLMPFIVTLGMMLVLRGAAKGLADEQPVYPPDETWINSLMQLRPNGLPSGVWLMLGLAVLASLMLRYTKFGRHIFAIGSSEATARLCGIRVERTKLYIYIAGGAFAGLSGLLQFAYLTGGDPTTAVGLELNIIAAVVIGGASLAGGSGTILGTIIGALIMTVVNNGCNKLGLSNWIQEIVTGVIIIAAVTLDQFRRKTRS, encoded by the coding sequence ATGTCCGCTGATTCCCCTTCCTCCTTCGACCTGCGCCGCTGGCTCATCAAAGCCGGCCCGTTCCTCGGCCTCGTCGCGGTCTACACGCTCTTCGCCTCGCTCGCCTTCGAGCACTTCGTCTCGTGGAGCAACACCTCGATCATGCTCCAGCAAACCGCCGTCATCGGCGTCGGCGCGATCGGCATGACGATGATCATCATCTCCGGCGGCGTTGATCTCTCCTTCGGCTCTCTCATCGCGCTCTCCTCTGTTGTCATCGCCCTCCTCCTCCAGGAAGGCTGGCCCCCGCTCGCCGCTGCCATGGCCGGAGTCGGCGTCGGCGCCCTCGCCGGACTCGTCACGAGCACGCTCATCACGCGCCTCAAGCTCATGCCCTTCATCGTCACCCTCGGCATGATGCTCGTTCTTCGCGGCGCCGCCAAAGGCCTCGCCGACGAGCAGCCCGTCTACCCGCCCGACGAAACCTGGATCAACAGCCTCATGCAGCTCCGCCCCAACGGCCTGCCCTCCGGCGTCTGGCTCATGCTCGGTCTCGCCGTCCTCGCGTCGTTGATGCTCCGATACACGAAATTCGGCCGCCACATCTTCGCCATCGGCTCCAGCGAAGCCACCGCCCGCCTCTGCGGCATCCGCGTCGAACGCACCAAGCTCTACATCTACATCGCCGGCGGCGCCTTCGCCGGACTCTCCGGCCTGCTCCAATTCGCCTACCTCACCGGCGGCGACCCCACCACCGCCGTCGGCCTCGAGCTCAACATCATCGCCGCCGTCGTCATCGGCGGCGCCAGCCTCGCGGGCGGCTCCGGCACGATCCTCGGCACCATCATCGGCGCGCTCATCATGACCGTCGTGAACAACGGCTGTAACAAACTCGGCCTCTCCAACTGGATCCAGGAAATCGTCACCGGCGTCATCATCATCGCCGCCGTCACCCTCGACCAGTTCCGCCGCAAGACCCGCTCGTAA